The Listeria sp. PSOL-1 genome includes a region encoding these proteins:
- a CDS encoding YdeI/OmpD-associated family protein, which produces MKTIIEKLDLTKYPKKAILNLPKHVTELDSLTSTDFELKQKQYELIFAFVFNLSEMKQIILQVINEERLAKAGYLFLAYPKKGNKEYSEYIHRDEILSGLEADEAGYIPNSHLKFSRMVSFNETFTVIGLKIANAKNKKKTEDEPDYQSFIPNVEELLAGNPELLAFYQALAPGYQKSWARYIYSAKQPATKAKREQETIRLLKTGQKSK; this is translated from the coding sequence GTGAAAACAATCATTGAAAAATTAGATTTAACCAAATATCCGAAAAAGGCTATTTTAAATCTGCCAAAGCATGTCACTGAACTCGACTCACTGACTAGCACTGATTTTGAGCTAAAGCAGAAACAATATGAATTAATTTTTGCCTTTGTTTTTAACCTATCTGAAATGAAACAAATTATTCTACAGGTAATTAACGAAGAGCGTTTAGCAAAAGCAGGCTATCTTTTTCTTGCCTATCCAAAAAAAGGAAATAAAGAATACTCTGAATACATTCATCGCGATGAAATTCTAAGTGGCTTGGAAGCAGATGAAGCAGGTTATATTCCAAACAGCCATTTAAAGTTTTCGCGTATGGTCAGCTTTAATGAGACATTTACCGTAATAGGACTTAAAATAGCGAATGCAAAGAACAAAAAGAAAACAGAGGACGAACCAGATTATCAATCCTTTATTCCCAATGTTGAAGAACTTCTTGCGGGAAACCCGGAACTCCTTGCTTTCTATCAAGCACTTGCACCTGGTTATCAAAAATCATGGGCGAGATACATTTATAGCGCTAAGCAGCCTGCAACAAAGGCTAAACGCGAACAGGAAACGATTAGGCTTTTGAAGACTGGACAAAAATCTAAATAA